The following proteins come from a genomic window of Mariniflexile sp. TRM1-10:
- a CDS encoding helix-turn-helix domain-containing protein, translating into MEVINLEEQVSADLEIDTPMFSKIERGERRAKREQVQKIAALLKVDTQELLTLWLTDQILEVVADEDQALQALKIAIKDIKTNKKD; encoded by the coding sequence GTGGAGGTTATAAATTTGGAGGAGCAGGTATCTGCTGATTTGGAAATAGACACACCTATGTTTAGCAAAATTGAACGTGGCGAACGCAGAGCCAAACGGGAACAGGTGCAAAAAATAGCAGCACTACTAAAAGTCGATACACAGGAATTATTGACTTTGTGGTTAACTGACCAAATATTGGAGGTCGTAGCTGATGAAGACCAGGCATTGCAAGCCCTAAAAATTGCTATTAAAGACATTAAAACCAACAAGAAAGACTAA
- a CDS encoding helix-turn-helix domain-containing protein has product MTTLGRFFAKKSINRSDVSRKTGISKTRLSELANNITTQLKVKELYLIFLAIDEDPGELFKEVCKDYKLPEK; this is encoded by the coding sequence ATGACAACATTAGGACGCTTCTTTGCTAAAAAATCAATAAACAGATCGGATGTGTCTCGCAAAACAGGCATTAGCAAAACACGATTGAGTGAGCTTGCTAATAACATAACCACCCAATTGAAAGTGAAAGAGTTATACTTGATATTTCTTGCTATTGACGAAGATCCTGGTGAATTATTTAAGGAAGTTTGTAAAGATTATAAATTGCCAGAGAAGTGA
- a CDS encoding helix-turn-helix domain-containing protein, with translation MTDLGLYLAKKSINKAEVARRTGISKSRLSQLSGNDSTKLRADELYLIALAIDVDPGEIFKELFKDLKLPKV, from the coding sequence ATGACTGATTTAGGATTATACTTAGCTAAAAAATCTATAAATAAAGCAGAGGTTGCTAGAAGAACTGGGATAAGTAAATCTCGTTTAAGCCAATTAAGTGGAAACGATTCGACCAAACTTCGTGCTGATGAACTTTATTTAATTGCTTTAGCAATTGATGTAGACCCTGGGGAAATTTTTAAAGAGCTTTTTAAAGACTTAAAATTACCCAAGGTGTAA
- a CDS encoding HEPN domain-containing protein: MIVQLKSLLEIKYVYKSKPEKDSGFKFLLIVILKENSPSLTQGLSPMVAKIFQEETDVLYRIFSIEYAQQQLREANLFFIHGCHLSKLIYKSDNTDTGLKVPVIHKDTKEAMALGFENELSRVGAFMEGATSYIKNKNFPQAAFMLHQYMEIWFRNAELLVMGKEIKSHSIKEHQNYIKAFAPELGRIFNMDREEDRNLLKLLDEAYITASYSKNYHITKFQLEILSEKAWHLNFVVALLYGEKLEACRLDC, translated from the coding sequence ATGATTGTCCAACTAAAATCGCTTTTGGAAATTAAATATGTTTATAAATCAAAACCTGAAAAAGATAGTGGTTTCAAGTTTTTACTAATTGTGATACTAAAAGAAAACAGTCCTTCCTTAACCCAAGGATTATCTCCTATGGTAGCTAAAATATTTCAGGAAGAAACAGATGTCTTATACCGCATATTTTCGATTGAGTATGCCCAACAGCAACTCAGGGAGGCAAACCTATTTTTTATTCATGGGTGTCATCTGTCCAAACTAATCTACAAAAGCGACAACACCGATACAGGGCTGAAAGTGCCTGTAATACATAAAGACACCAAAGAAGCCATGGCGTTGGGTTTTGAGAACGAACTCAGCCGCGTAGGCGCTTTTATGGAAGGCGCCACATCATACATAAAAAATAAGAATTTCCCCCAGGCTGCCTTTATGCTGCACCAGTACATGGAAATATGGTTCCGCAATGCAGAGCTTCTTGTCATGGGCAAAGAAATAAAAAGTCACAGCATCAAGGAGCATCAAAACTATATCAAGGCTTTTGCCCCGGAACTTGGGCGTATCTTTAATATGGATAGGGAAGAAGACCGCAACCTGTTAAAACTATTGGATGAAGCCTACATCACTGCCAGCTACTCTAAAAACTATCACATTACCAAGTTTCAGTTGGAAATCCTATCGGAAAAAGCATGGCATTTAAACTTTGTGGTGGCCCTTTTGTATGGGGAAAAGTTGGAAGCCTGTAGGTTAGATTGTTAG
- a CDS encoding GlxA family transcriptional regulator has protein sequence MKNIYILVPETAVAEGITGPRYLFTTANHFLQAAGKEPLFKVELVGCQKDVRVQDGAYAITTDLLLEHTDRADLVIVPPLFGDMKAAVALNGATLPWITHQYKNGAEVASLCVGAFLLASTGLLNGKKCSTHWAYYNEFKERFPEVVIVDGGVITEESGIYSSGGANSLWNLLLYLLEKYTDRDTAILASKYFAIDIDRESQASFMMFTGQKDHNDEQVKQAQEYIEEHYQEKIIVDELAQMVAVSRRSFERRFKQATDNTVIEYLQRVKVEAAKRSFESTRKNINEVMFDVGYTDTKAFRNVFKKITGLTPVEYRNKYYKDGVG, from the coding sequence ATGAAAAACATATATATATTAGTGCCTGAAACCGCCGTGGCAGAGGGCATTACCGGTCCCCGCTACTTGTTTACCACTGCGAACCACTTTTTACAAGCTGCCGGAAAGGAACCTTTATTTAAGGTGGAATTGGTGGGTTGCCAGAAGGATGTCCGGGTTCAGGATGGCGCCTATGCCATTACTACGGATCTGCTTTTGGAACATACCGATCGGGCAGACCTGGTCATTGTACCACCTCTTTTTGGGGATATGAAAGCAGCGGTTGCGCTGAATGGGGCCACCCTTCCATGGATTACCCATCAATATAAAAACGGGGCCGAAGTCGCCTCTCTTTGTGTTGGAGCCTTTCTATTGGCTTCCACAGGTCTCTTGAACGGAAAAAAATGCTCCACACATTGGGCTTACTATAACGAGTTCAAAGAACGGTTCCCCGAAGTGGTCATCGTTGATGGCGGTGTCATTACCGAGGAGAGTGGCATTTATTCCAGTGGTGGGGCAAATTCTTTGTGGAACTTGTTACTCTATCTACTGGAAAAATACACCGACCGGGACACGGCGATATTGGCCTCTAAATATTTCGCCATTGATATCGACAGGGAAAGTCAGGCTTCCTTTATGATGTTCACGGGACAGAAAGACCATAACGATGAGCAAGTAAAACAGGCCCAGGAATATATTGAGGAACATTATCAGGAGAAGATTATTGTTGATGAACTGGCACAAATGGTAGCCGTAAGCCGTAGGAGTTTTGAGCGTAGATTTAAACAGGCCACGGATAATACGGTTATTGAATACCTGCAACGAGTCAAAGTCGAGGCCGCCAAGCGAAGTTTTGAATCGACACGGAAAAACATCAATGAGGTCATGTTCGATGTGGGCTACACCGATACCAAGGCTTTCAGAAATGTTTTTAAGAAGATAACGGGGTTGACGCCTGTTGAATATAGGAATAAGTATTATAAGGATGGGGTTGGTTGA
- a CDS encoding SRPBCC family protein: MERITVKNTVKAPSKKVWSLWTAPEQIVKWNTPSDDWHTTRATNDLRVGGTFLSRMEAKDGSFGFDFEGTYDEVVPRERIAYTLGDGRKVEVDFKEQDGNTEIVSTFDAETQNPIEQQRDGWQAILDNFKTYAENFQ, translated from the coding sequence ATGGAACGAATTACAGTAAAAAATACGGTAAAAGCCCCTTCAAAAAAAGTATGGAGTTTATGGACAGCTCCTGAACAGATTGTAAAATGGAATACACCTTCCGATGATTGGCATACCACCCGTGCAACGAACGACCTTAGGGTGGGCGGAACCTTTCTCTCAAGAATGGAAGCCAAGGACGGCAGTTTTGGTTTTGACTTTGAAGGCACGTATGATGAAGTGGTACCACGTGAACGAATAGCCTACACCCTGGGCGATGGGCGAAAAGTGGAAGTGGATTTTAAGGAACAGGACGGGAACACGGAGATTGTCAGCACTTTTGATGCCGAGACCCAAAACCCTATAGAACAGCAACGGGATGGCTGGCAAGCCATTTTGGATAATTTTAAAACCTACGCAGAGAACTTCCAATGA